One stretch of Bacteroidota bacterium DNA includes these proteins:
- a CDS encoding gliding motility-associated C-terminal domain-containing protein — IKIYNRWGEQVFESNDIHDSWDGKYKGKVCPVGAYYYQIYAKGTMGKKESFKGSVIILR, encoded by the coding sequence ACATAAAAATTTACAACCGTTGGGGCGAGCAAGTTTTTGAAAGCAACGATATTCACGATTCATGGGATGGAAAATACAAAGGAAAAGTCTGTCCGGTAGGAGCGTATTATTATCAAATTTACGCTAAGGGAACTATGGGGAAAAAGGAGAGTTTTAAGGGGAGTGTTATTATTTTGAGGTAA